In the Phaseolus vulgaris cultivar G19833 chromosome 7, P. vulgaris v2.0, whole genome shotgun sequence genome, one interval contains:
- the LOC137829140 gene encoding uncharacterized protein encodes MGDLDKDLCLFWKSLASANITFPIAPIISFEFLEGQLEMYIERKKLVLKRPKRKTPQVVSEEEDDDEDTEDGLITKRKRVTTSTPPTLPTPTPPSPPAPLEPVQAAPLAAAPPVVESSGPNYAENPPSASTPFVSVGEGPPSTTSIVGAALEEDEGAQASPMPITEAPASPPHLEAPLAVQAQEGGGESQHQTPPAPPASASSLPDSFKETLGPFATQLKAMAEGFPSLVTRAAMDSLKRLQQENLKLKESNLIIKTEAEKLTCNLLMTEMEHSRLEDALEAELRNTHKEASDLCQKLHTQLQEKIDLESKLVPFRVKVADLEAAQKTEASRVEKIEKRSAEREVLLRKVEAERDKALTELTEAREETERIAAELAQARDESKKAAEELARAHEEREELKKQAYELNQSAAQVLTTGFDAALEQIACQYPELDLSMLSICNEVLDGKIVPSED; translated from the exons atgggggatttggacaaagacctttgtctcttctggaaaagtCTGGCttctgccaacatcaccttccccatTGCTCCAATAATCTCCTTTGAATTCCTCGAGGGCCAACTTGAAATGTACATAG AAAGGAAAAAACTGGTGTTGAAGAGACCAAAGAGAAAAACCCCTCAGGTGGTGTCGGAGGAAGAAGACGACGATGAAGACACCGAGGATGGTCTCATCACCAAGAGGAAAAGGGTAACCACCTCTACACCACCTACACTCCCAACACCAACGCCGCCATCACCTCCTGCTCCGCTAGAACCAGTCCAAGCAGCACCACTGGCCGCCGCGCCCCCAGTGGTCGAAAGCAGTGGCCCTAACTATGcagagaaccctccaagcgcctcaaCACCATTTGTATCtgttggagagggtcctccttccacCACATCCATCGTTGGGGCCGCACTAGAAGAAGATGAGGGTGCCCAGGCTTCCCCAATGCCTATAACAGAAGCCCCAGCCTCACCACCACACCTTGAAGCCCCCCTTGCTGTACaagctcaagagggtggtggtgaaagtcaacATCAAACTCCACCAGCACCTCCAGCATCAGCCTCAAGTCTCCCAGATTCCTTCAAGGAGACCTTGGGACCCTTCGCAACTCAGCTAAAGGCCATGGCGGAAGGTTTCCCTTCGCTTGTAACAAGAGCTGCGATGGATTCGCTCAAGAGGCTCCAACAGGAAAATCTCAAGCTCAAAGAGTCGAATCTCATCATAAAGACTGAGGCTGAAAAGCTCACATGCAATCTATTGATGACGGAGATGGAacattcaaggctggaggatgCGCTGGAAGCGGAACTAAGGAACACACACAAGGAAGCCTCCGATCTATGCCAAAAGCTGCACACTCAACTCCAAGAAAAGATTGACTTGGAGAGCAAACTGGTCCCATTTAGGGTCAAAGTGGCAGATTTGGAGGCTGCACAAAAAACTGAAGCTTCCAGGGTGGAGAAGATTGAAAAAAGATCAGCAGAGAGGGAGGTCCTCTTAAGGAAGGTCGAAGCTGAGAGGGACAAGGCTCTCACTGAGCTCACCGAAGCTCGTGAGGAAACTGAAAGaattgctgcagagctggcccaagcTCGGGACGAGAGCAAGAAAGCTGCTGAAGAACTGGCTCGGGCTCACGAGGAGAGAGAAGAGTTGAAGAAACAAGCGTACGAGCTCAACCAAAGCGCTGCTCAAGTCCTCACCACTGGGTTTGACGCTGCTCTGGAGCAAATAGCATGCCAATATCcggagctcgacctctccatgttATCGATCTGCAACGAAGTGCTGGATGGGAAGATTGTGCCTTCTGAAGACTAA